Proteins from one Methanobacterium alcaliphilum genomic window:
- the truD gene encoding tRNA pseudouridine(13) synthase TruD: MLNAKTYITSNPGIGGKIRVKYEDFYVEEIPETTPTGEGPNTWIWIEKIGRNTLDVVLDMARDLHLSRKRMGFAGMKDKKAVTRQWLCISNFEGEDLEEIKYQFHNVEFLKITQNQKKLRIGQLIGNKFRILIRDISDPEKSAENAQEVLEKLSKVGTLNYYGWQRFGKPRSNTHMVGRALVENNLEKAVGSYIGKPYEGEPEQIKAARAAYDENNLEKSYELMPTGMRYERMMLRALLKEQKKKDVLDDDSYRKALYSLPKPLSRMFVHAYQSYLFNKAVSERSTMGIDQYVEGDIFIDNEEHLIHDKSPEELQSMINDFQAHPTSPLYGSKVPLAGEGVGKMEETILKDENLNLEDFKCPKMPKLGSHGLRRAIRFKIWDVSAEATEDGVLTEFSIPKGCYATSVLREITKNETV, translated from the coding sequence ATGCTTAATGCTAAAACTTATATCACCTCCAATCCAGGAATTGGGGGAAAAATCAGAGTCAAGTATGAAGACTTTTACGTCGAAGAGATACCAGAAACAACCCCTACTGGAGAGGGACCAAACACATGGATTTGGATAGAAAAAATCGGTAGAAATACTTTGGACGTGGTACTTGACATGGCCCGGGATTTACACTTAAGTCGAAAAAGGATGGGCTTTGCAGGAATGAAAGATAAAAAAGCTGTAACTCGTCAATGGTTATGCATCAGTAACTTTGAAGGAGAAGACTTGGAAGAAATTAAGTACCAGTTCCATAATGTGGAATTTTTAAAAATCACTCAAAACCAGAAAAAACTTAGAATAGGGCAGTTGATTGGAAATAAGTTCCGTATTTTAATTAGGGATATCTCAGATCCTGAAAAAAGTGCTGAAAATGCACAAGAAGTTTTGGAAAAACTTTCAAAAGTAGGGACCCTGAATTATTATGGTTGGCAGAGGTTTGGAAAACCACGAAGCAATACTCACATGGTGGGAAGGGCTCTGGTCGAAAATAACCTGGAAAAAGCAGTAGGATCATATATTGGTAAACCTTATGAAGGAGAACCAGAACAAATAAAAGCGGCCAGAGCAGCTTATGATGAAAATAATCTGGAAAAATCTTATGAATTAATGCCTACTGGCATGAGATATGAGCGGATGATGCTCCGAGCACTTTTGAAAGAACAGAAAAAGAAAGATGTTTTGGACGATGATTCTTATCGTAAGGCTCTTTATAGCCTTCCAAAACCTTTGAGTAGAATGTTTGTCCACGCATATCAGTCTTATCTATTTAATAAGGCTGTAAGTGAAAGGTCTACTATGGGAATTGATCAATACGTGGAAGGAGACATATTTATTGATAATGAAGAACATTTGATTCATGATAAGTCTCCTGAGGAACTACAATCGATGATTAATGATTTTCAAGCCCACCCTACATCGCCTCTTTATGGTAGTAAGGTACCTCTGGCGGGAGAAGGCGTCGGGAAAATGGAGGAGACTATTTTAAAAGATGAAAATCTAAATCTTGAAGATTTTAAATGCCCTAAAATGCCTAAATTAGGAAGTCATGGTCTAAGAAGAGCAATTAGATTTAAGATATGGGATGTGTCTG